Proteins encoded by one window of Gouania willdenowi chromosome 4, fGouWil2.1, whole genome shotgun sequence:
- the rai2 gene encoding retinoic acid-induced protein 2 has protein sequence MEASRDVSATTTQTQTDGCIPEVGGATSKEESGANTLSSTERESCDNKKGLPNLTETPSAAGPTAESAGGVALKVATTVLHPVCLGDSPLMLPIHLQMSGASAPQLSQMGSAPYLITSQSPVSLPLVLDQQVIQHVNPSLIPQTANCAQLPLPNTVLCQNPLAFGLPPAAEQKSAAQAQDVNLLSLLQNPAFAAILQDLFPPQAGSTPCQSPGSTFFALPPLTPPYSSPLAPLVPPATLLVPYPVIIPLPVPLPIPLPIPIPVPQSEDSKMNMTKPVCTVSRSTQTYPHNTTSAMPSSRKGPTHTQTQTVSSPSCPADEGQVLDLSVRPCPVQPKQEYIDPTHQENVLDLSVPGVRKKCLQPAREGAPAANQKAGAIPLPLGTDCIQGLDSKLLGSLASLEFSRKHKWLVDSSAGGSSSTGPDASLSGSANLEILSTSQTAKVIVSVKDAIPAILCGKLKGLSGVSTKNFSITRDGNQAASLQQFYGVPSGSRSEQHNANDPLKKVPKSRAIKLKKVGSQEIHFLPIKKQRLAALLPRK, from the coding sequence ATGGAGGCAAGCAGGGATGTGTCTGCAACCACGACTCAGACACAGACTGATGGATGCATCCCcgaggtgggcggagccaccAGCAAAGAGGAGAGCGGAGCAAACACTCTCAGttctacagagagagagagctgtgACAACAAAAAAGGGCTCCCAAACCTCACAGAGACTCCGTCAGCTGCAGGTCCcactgctgagtcagcaggggGCGTGGCTCTTAAAGTAGCTACGACCGTGCTCCACCCAGTGTGTTTAGGGGACAGTCCTCTGATGTTGCCAATCCATCTTCAGATGTCTGGAGCGTCTGCCCCTCAGCTCAGCCAAATGGGGTCGGCACCGTATCTGATAACCAGCCAGAGTCCAGTGTCTCTCCCTCTGGTGCTGGACCAGCAGGTCATCCAGCACGTAAATCCTTCTTTAATCCCACAGACCGCCAACTGTGCTCAGTTGCCTCTGCCGAACACCGTCCTGTGCCAGAACCCGTTGGCCTTTGGTTTACCTCCAGCTGCAGAGCAGAAGTCAGCAGCTCAGGCGCAGGACGTTAATCTGCTCTCTCTCCTGCAGAATCCTGCGTTTGCAGCCATTCTGCAGGACCTCTTCCCCCCACAGGCAGGTTCTACACCCTGTCAGTCCCCAGGCTCCACCTTCTTCGCCCTGCCTCCCCTCACCCCTCCGTACAGCTCACCTCTGGCCCCTTTAGTTCCTCCAGCCACACTGTTGGTCCCATACCCAGTCATCATCCCCCTACCAGTGCCTCTGCCAATCCCACTGCCCATCCCCATCCCCGTCCCCCAATCGGAGGACTCCAAGATGAACATGACCAAGCCCGTTTGCACTGTGAGCAGAAGCACTCAGACGTACCCCCATAACACTACCTCTGCCATGCCGTCTTCAAGGAAAGgccccacacacacccagacACAGACTGTGTCCTCACCCTCATGTCCCGCAGACGAAGGACAAGTTCTAGACCTTTCTGTGCGACCGTGTCCCGTTCAACCCAAGCAGGAGTACATCGACCCCACACATCAGGAAAATGTGCTGGACCTGTCAGTGCCTGGTGTGAGAAAAAAGTGTCTTCAGCCAGCGAGAGAAGGAGctccagcagccaatcagaaggCAGGGGCTATTCCTTTGCCTTTAGGTACCGACTGCATCCAGGGTTTGGACTCTAAGCTCCTGGGCAGCCTGGCGTCGCTGGAGTTCAGCCGTAAGCACAAGTGGCTGGTGGACAGCAGCGCTGGAGGCTCCAGCTCAACAGGTCCGGACGCGTCTCTGAGCGGATCTGCAAACCTGGAGATCCTCAGCACGTCTCAGACGGCCAAGGTCATTGTGTCAGTGAAGGACGCCATCCCTGCCATCCTCTGTGGGAAGCTAAAAGGCCTTTCCGGAGTCTCCACTAAAAACTTCTCTATCACACGGGACGGCAACCAGGCGGCGTCCCTGCAGCAGTTCTACGGAGTCCCGTCCGGGTCCCGCAGCGAGCAGCACAATGCCAACGACCCCCTCAAGAAGGTCCCCAAGAGCAGAGCTATCAAATTGAAGAAGGTCGGCTCTCAGGAGATCCACTTCCTCCCCATCAAGAAACAAAGACTTGCTGCACTCCTCCCAAGAAAGTGA